In one Diprion similis isolate iyDipSimi1 chromosome 6, iyDipSimi1.1, whole genome shotgun sequence genomic region, the following are encoded:
- the LOC124407701 gene encoding vacuolar protein sorting-associated protein 37B isoform X2, whose amino-acid sequence MMTSSRRLSKMLNRYYLQFKEQDTEKEMLLASNRSMAEFNLSNKPKLEDGKQAIRELSEKGSKLCTSVMEKLDQLKEQSGTMTVDTALALLQASAAEIEEESEKIQGKFMNEEMEVDEFLEQFLTRRKLMHLRKVKVDKMKELMLKPRPSSSGILGYPTSGNFPGMGPSVPYPTGVIGMPMPVPPVYRPY is encoded by the exons ATGATGACAAGTTCGAGGAGATTGTCAAAGATGTTAAACAG GTATTATTTACAGTTCAAGGAGCAAGATACTGAAAAGGAGATGCTTTTGGCTAGCAATAGGTCCATGGCAGAGTTCAACCTTTCCAATAAACCGAAATTAGAAGATGGCAAACAAGCAATAAGGGAACTCAGCGAGAAGGGAAGCAAACTCTGTACGAGTGTTATGGAAAAGCTAGATCAGCTGA AAGAACAGTCGGGCACGATGACTGTTGACACAGCTTTGGCCCTGCTTCAAGCATCTGCAGCGGAGATCGAAGAAGAGTCAGAG aaaatacaAGGAAAGTTTATGAATGAAGAAATGGAGGTGGATGAATTTTTGGAGCAATTTTTGACGCGCCGCAAGTTGATGCACTTGCGAAAAGTGAAAGTTGATAAAATGAAGGAGTTGATGCTGAAGCCTCGTCCTTCATCCTCTGGAATCTTAGGGTATCCTACCTCTGGCAACTTTCCAGGGATGGGACCTTCTGTTCCATATCCTACAGGTGTCATAGGAATGCCCATGCCAGTTCCGCCCGTATATCGACCCTATTAA
- the LOC124407701 gene encoding vacuolar protein sorting-associated protein 37B isoform X1, translating to MCNQEPDIVATLGLLSHLNNEELKELLNDDDKFEEIVKDVKQFKEQDTEKEMLLASNRSMAEFNLSNKPKLEDGKQAIRELSEKGSKLCTSVMEKLDQLKEQSGTMTVDTALALLQASAAEIEEESEKIQGKFMNEEMEVDEFLEQFLTRRKLMHLRKVKVDKMKELMLKPRPSSSGILGYPTSGNFPGMGPSVPYPTGVIGMPMPVPPVYRPY from the exons ATGTGCAATCAGGAGCCCGACATAGTGGCAACATTAGGATTGCTCTCCCATTTAAACAACGAGGAGCTGAAAGAGTTGTTGAACGATGATGACAAGTTCGAGGAGATTGTCAAAGATGTTAAACAG TTCAAGGAGCAAGATACTGAAAAGGAGATGCTTTTGGCTAGCAATAGGTCCATGGCAGAGTTCAACCTTTCCAATAAACCGAAATTAGAAGATGGCAAACAAGCAATAAGGGAACTCAGCGAGAAGGGAAGCAAACTCTGTACGAGTGTTATGGAAAAGCTAGATCAGCTGA AAGAACAGTCGGGCACGATGACTGTTGACACAGCTTTGGCCCTGCTTCAAGCATCTGCAGCGGAGATCGAAGAAGAGTCAGAG aaaatacaAGGAAAGTTTATGAATGAAGAAATGGAGGTGGATGAATTTTTGGAGCAATTTTTGACGCGCCGCAAGTTGATGCACTTGCGAAAAGTGAAAGTTGATAAAATGAAGGAGTTGATGCTGAAGCCTCGTCCTTCATCCTCTGGAATCTTAGGGTATCCTACCTCTGGCAACTTTCCAGGGATGGGACCTTCTGTTCCATATCCTACAGGTGTCATAGGAATGCCCATGCCAGTTCCGCCCGTATATCGACCCTATTAA